Proteins encoded by one window of Blautia faecicola:
- the rplO gene encoding 50S ribosomal protein L15, whose product MDLSNLRPAEGSRQSDDFRRGRGHGSGNGKTAGKGHKGQKARSGAPRPGFEGGQMPLYRRLPKRGFKNRNTKEIVGINVEALNRFEDGAEVTIAALVESGLVSNPKDGVKILGNGELTKKLTVKVTAVSEGAKAKIEAAGGTVA is encoded by the coding sequence ATGGATTTATCTAATTTAAGACCTGCAGAAGGTTCCAGACAGAGTGATGACTTCCGTAGAGGCCGTGGACACGGTTCAGGAAATGGTAAAACAGCTGGTAAAGGACATAAAGGACAGAAAGCTCGTTCCGGAGCTCCAAGACCAGGTTTCGAAGGTGGTCAGATGCCTTTATACAGAAGACTTCCTAAGAGAGGTTTCAAGAACAGAAATACCAAAGAAATCGTTGGTATCAATGTAGAAGCTCTGAACAGATTTGAAGATGGAGCAGAAGTTACTATCGCAGCCCTGGTTGAGAGCGGACTGGTTTCCAATCCGAAGGATGGCGTTAAGATCCTGGGTAACGGAGAACTGACAAAAAAACTGACTGTAAAAGTTACTGCAGTAAGCGAAGGCGCAAAAGCAAAAATTGAAGCAGCAGGTGGAACAGTAGCATAA
- the rpmD gene encoding 50S ribosomal protein L30: MLKITLVKSTIGAVPKHKKTIEALGLTKMHKTVELPDNAATRGMIKQVQHLVKVEEA; encoded by the coding sequence ATGTTAAAAATTACTTTAGTAAAATCTACAATCGGTGCAGTTCCAAAACACAAAAAAACAATCGAAGCTCTGGGACTGACCAAAATGCATAAAACTGTTGAACTGCCGGACAACGCAGCAACAAGAGGTATGATCAAACAGGTTCAGCATTTAGTAAAAGTTGAAGAAGCGTAA
- the rpsE gene encoding 30S ribosomal protein S5 codes for MRHTIIDASQLELEEKVVSIKRVTKVVKGGRTMRFTALVVVGDGNGHVGAGLGKAAEIPEAIRKGKEDAIKKLVTVARDENNSITHDYIGKFGSAELLMKRAPEGTGVIAGGPARAVIELAGIKNIRTKCMGSRNKQNVVLATIAGLSQLKTPEEVARLRGKSVEEIFA; via the coding sequence ATGAGACATACAATCATTGATGCTAGTCAGTTAGAATTAGAAGAAAAAGTAGTCTCAATCAAACGTGTAACAAAAGTTGTTAAAGGTGGACGTACCATGCGTTTTACAGCTTTAGTAGTTGTTGGAGACGGCAACGGACATGTTGGTGCAGGACTTGGAAAAGCAGCTGAAATTCCGGAAGCTATCCGCAAAGGAAAAGAAGATGCTATCAAAAAATTAGTAACCGTAGCAAGAGATGAAAACAACAGTATCACACATGACTACATTGGTAAATTCGGCAGCGCTGAACTTCTGATGAAGAGAGCTCCGGAAGGTACTGGTGTAATCGCTGGTGGTCCGGCTCGTGCGGTTATCGAGTTAGCAGGTATCAAAAACATCCGTACAAAATGTATGGGTTCCAGAAATAAACAGAACGTCGTACTTGCTACCATCGCAGGTTTAAGTCAGTTAAAGACTCCGGAAGAAGTAGCTAGACTTCGCGGTAAATCCGTAGAAGAGATCTTTGCTTAA
- the rplR gene encoding 50S ribosomal protein L18, translating to MINKVSRASVRTKKHRRMRHHIVGTAQRPRLAVFRSNNHMYAQIIDDTVGKTLVSASTLQKDVKAELEQTNTVAAAAYLGTVIGKKAVEAGIEEVVFDRGGFVYHGKIKALADAAREAGLKF from the coding sequence ATGATTAATAAAGTATCAAGAGCGAGTGTTCGTACTAAAAAGCATAGAAGAATGCGTCATCATATCGTTGGTACAGCTCAGAGACCTCGTCTGGCTGTATTCAGAAGTAACAACCATATGTATGCACAGATCATTGATGATACCGTTGGAAAAACATTAGTATCCGCTTCTACTCTTCAGAAAGACGTAAAAGCAGAACTGGAACAGACCAACACAGTAGCAGCAGCAGCTTACCTGGGAACTGTTATCGGTAAGAAAGCAGTTGAAGCAGGAATCGAAGAAGTTGTATTCGACAGAGGCGGTTTCGTATACCATGGTAAAATTAAAGCATTAGCAGATGCAGCTAGAGAAGCTGGCCTGAAATTCTAG
- the rplF gene encoding 50S ribosomal protein L6, which translates to MSRIGRLPVVVPAGVTVEVKENNYVVVKGSKGTLERNLPVEMDIKVEDGQVVVTRPNDLKKMKALHGLTRTLIHNMVVGVSEGYQKVLEVNGVGYRAQKQGKKLVLSLGYSHPVEMEDPEGLETTVDGNKITVKGISKEKVGQYAAEIREKRRPEPYKGKGIKYADEVIRRKVGKTGKK; encoded by the coding sequence ATGTCACGTATTGGAAGACTGCCTGTAGTTGTTCCGGCTGGAGTAACAGTTGAAGTTAAAGAGAACAATTACGTTGTTGTAAAAGGTTCTAAAGGAACTCTGGAAAGAAATCTGCCTGTAGAAATGGACATCAAAGTAGAAGATGGCCAGGTAGTAGTAACAAGACCAAACGACTTAAAGAAAATGAAAGCTCTGCACGGTCTGACCAGAACACTGATCCACAACATGGTTGTTGGTGTCAGCGAAGGATATCAGAAAGTTCTGGAAGTAAACGGTGTAGGTTACAGAGCTCAGAAACAGGGTAAGAAATTAGTTCTTTCCTTAGGATATTCTCACCCAGTTGAAATGGAAGATCCGGAAGGATTGGAAACAACTGTAGATGGCAACAAGATCACCGTAAAAGGTATCAGCAAAGAAAAAGTTGGCCAGTACGCAGCTGAAATCAGAGAAAAGAGAAGACCGGAACCTTACAAAGGTAAAGGTATCAAGTATGCTGATGAAGTTATCAGACGTAAAGTTGGTAAAACTGGTAAGAAATAA
- the rpsH gene encoding 30S ribosomal protein S8, giving the protein MTMSDPIADMLTRIRNANTAKHDTVDVPASKIKVAIADILVKEGYVAKYDIVEDGNFKNIRITLKYGADKNEKIITGLKRISKPGLRIYAGKDELPRVLGGLGIAILSTNQGVITDKEARKLQVGGEVLAFVW; this is encoded by the coding sequence ATGACAATGAGCGATCCGATTGCAGATATGCTTACAAGAATCCGTAACGCAAACACAGCAAAACATGACACTGTAGACGTTCCGGCATCCAAAATCAAAGTTGCTATCGCAGACATTCTGGTTAAAGAAGGTTATGTAGCAAAATATGACATCGTAGAAGATGGAAACTTCAAAAACATCCGTATCACTCTGAAATACGGTGCTGACAAAAACGAAAAGATCATCACTGGTCTGAAAAGAATTTCCAAACCAGGTCTTCGTATTTACGCTGGTAAAGACGAACTGCCAAGAGTACTGGGCGGACTGGGAATCGCAATTCTGTCTACAAACCAGGGTGTTATTACTGATAAAGAAGCTAGAAAGCTGCAGGTTGGTGGCGAAGTTCTGGCATTCGTTTGGTAA
- a CDS encoding type Z 30S ribosomal protein S14 produces the protein MAKTAMKIKQQRKQKFSTREYNRCRICGRPHAYLRKYGICRICFRELAYKGQIPGVKKASW, from the coding sequence ATGGCTAAGACAGCAATGAAAATCAAACAGCAGCGTAAACAGAAATTCTCTACAAGAGAATACAATCGTTGCAGAATCTGTGGTCGTCCACATGCTTACTTAAGAAAATACGGAATCTGCAGAATTTGCTTCCGTGAATTAGCATACAAAGGACAGATCCCGGGTGTTAAGAAAGCAAGCTGGTAA
- the rplE gene encoding 50S ribosomal protein L5, translated as MSRLKDTYKNEIVDAMTKKFGYKNIMEVPKLDKIVINMGVGEAKENAKILEAAVKDLETISGQKAVLTRAKNSVANFKIREGMPIGCKVTLRGEKMYEFADRLINLALPRVRDFRGVNPNAFDGRGNYALGIKEQLIFPEIEYDKVDKVRGMDIIFVTTAKTDEEARELLTLFNMPFSK; from the coding sequence GTGAGCAGACTGAAAGATACTTACAAAAATGAGATCGTAGATGCTATGACCAAGAAATTTGGTTATAAAAATATCATGGAAGTGCCAAAACTCGATAAGATCGTAATCAACATGGGTGTTGGCGAAGCCAAAGAAAATGCTAAAATCCTGGAAGCAGCTGTAAAAGATCTGGAAACAATCTCCGGACAGAAAGCAGTTCTGACAAGAGCAAAAAATTCCGTAGCTAACTTCAAAATCCGTGAAGGTATGCCAATCGGTTGTAAAGTAACCCTGAGAGGGGAAAAAATGTATGAGTTCGCTGATCGTCTGATCAACCTGGCTCTGCCTCGTGTACGTGACTTCCGTGGAGTTAATCCAAACGCATTTGACGGAAGAGGAAACTATGCACTGGGTATTAAAGAACAGTTGATTTTCCCAGAAATCGAGTATGATAAAGTTGATAAAGTAAGAGGTATGGACATCATCTTCGTTACAACAGCTAAGACTGATGAAGAAGCTCGTGAATTATTGACATTATTCAACATGCCGTTTTCAAAGTAA
- the rplX gene encoding 50S ribosomal protein L24, whose product MASLKIKKGDTVKVIAGKDKDKEGKVLSVKDGKVIVEGVNMITKHAKPSMANQQGGIINKEAPIDASNVMLIHNGKAVRVGFKVEDGKKVRVAKGSNEVID is encoded by the coding sequence ATGGCAAGTTTAAAAATTAAAAAAGGTGACACCGTTAAGGTAATCGCCGGTAAAGATAAAGACAAAGAAGGAAAAGTTCTGTCTGTAAAAGACGGTAAAGTCATCGTTGAAGGTGTCAACATGATCACAAAACATGCAAAACCTTCTATGGCTAACCAGCAGGGTGGAATCATCAACAAAGAAGCTCCGATCGACGCATCCAACGTAATGCTGATCCACAACGGAAAAGCAGTTCGTGTAGGCTTCAAAGTTGAAGATGGCAAAAAAGTTCGTGTTGCAAAAGGCAGCAACGAAGTAATCGACTAA
- the rplN gene encoding 50S ribosomal protein L14 has translation MIQQESRLRVADNTGAKEILCIRVMGGSTRRYANIGDVIVASVKDATPGGVVKKGDVVKAVVVRTVKGVRRKDGSYIKFDENAAVIIKDDKTPRGTRIFGPVARELREKQFMKIVSLAPEVL, from the coding sequence ATGATTCAGCAGGAAAGTAGACTTAGAGTTGCTGATAACACAGGTGCAAAAGAGATTCTGTGTATCCGTGTTATGGGCGGTTCTACTAGAAGATATGCCAATATCGGTGATGTTATCGTTGCTTCCGTCAAAGATGCAACACCAGGCGGCGTTGTTAAAAAAGGCGATGTAGTTAAGGCTGTTGTTGTACGTACTGTAAAAGGTGTTCGTCGTAAAGATGGTTCTTACATCAAATTTGATGAGAATGCAGCAGTCATCATCAAAGATGACAAAACACCAAGGGGAACTCGTATCTTTGGACCAGTAGCAAGAGAGCTTCGTGAGAAACAGTTTATGAAAATTGTATCCCTGGCTCCAGAAGTATTATAA
- the rpsQ gene encoding 30S ribosomal protein S17, translating into MERNLRKTRIGKVVSNKMDKTIVVAIEDHVKHPLYKKIVKRTYKLKAHDEQNQCSIGDTVKVMETRPLSKDKRWRLVEIVEKVK; encoded by the coding sequence GTGGAAAGAAATCTTAGAAAAACACGTATTGGTAAAGTAGTAAGCAACAAGATGGACAAAACAATCGTAGTTGCTATCGAAGACCATGTAAAACATCCTCTTTACAAAAAAATCGTAAAGAGAACATATAAACTGAAAGCACATGATGAACAGAATCAGTGCAGCATCGGTGATACCGTGAAAGTTATGGAAACCAGACCGCTGTCCAAAGACAAAAGATGGAGACTGGTTGAAATCGTTGAGAAAGTAAAATAA
- the rpmC gene encoding 50S ribosomal protein L29, protein MKIKNYVEDLKAKSATELQEELVAAKKELFNLRFQNATNQLDNTSRIKEVRRNIARIQTVIAEKANVQ, encoded by the coding sequence GTGAAAATTAAAAATTATGTAGAAGATTTAAAAGCGAAATCAGCTACAGAATTACAGGAAGAATTAGTAGCTGCTAAGAAGGAACTCTTTAACCTGAGATTCCAGAATGCAACCAATCAGCTGGACAATACAAGCAGAATCAAAGAGGTTCGTAGAAATATTGCCAGAATTCAGACCGTAATCGCTGAAAAGGCGAACGTACAGTAA
- the rplP gene encoding 50S ribosomal protein L16, translated as MLMPKRVKRRKQFRGSMRGKALRGNKINYGEFGLVAMDPCWIKSNQIEAARVAMTRYIKRGGKVWIKIFPDKPVTAKPAETRMGSGKGALEYWVAVVKPGRVMFEIAGVPEETAREALRLAMHKLPCKCKIVSRADLEGGDNSEN; from the coding sequence ATGTTAATGCCTAAGAGAGTTAAACGTCGTAAACAATTCCGCGGATCCATGAGAGGAAAAGCATTAAGAGGAAATAAAATCAACTACGGTGAGTTCGGTCTTGTAGCAATGGATCCATGCTGGATCAAGTCTAACCAGATCGAGGCAGCCCGTGTTGCCATGACTCGTTATATCAAACGTGGTGGTAAAGTTTGGATCAAAATTTTCCCAGACAAACCAGTAACAGCAAAACCAGCAGAAACACGTATGGGTTCCGGTAAAGGTGCTCTGGAATACTGGGTAGCAGTTGTTAAGCCAGGCCGTGTAATGTTCGAGATCGCAGGTGTACCTGAAGAAACAGCTCGTGAAGCATTACGTCTTGCAATGCATAAGTTACCATGTAAATGTAAAATCGTTTCTCGTGCAGACTTAGAAGGCGGTGATAACAGTGAAAATTAA
- the rpsC gene encoding 30S ribosomal protein S3 — protein sequence MGQKVNPHGLRVGVIKDWDSKWYAEKDFADNLVEDYNIRTFLKKKLYSAGVAKIEIERASERVKVIIYTAKPGVVIGKGGSEIEKVKKELQKYTTKKLIVDIKEVKRPDRDAQLVAENIALQLENRISFRRAMKSTMQRTMKAGAKGIKTSVSGRLGGADMARTEFYSEGTIPLQTLRADIDYGFAEADTTYGKVGVKAWVYNGEVLPTKGTKEGSDK from the coding sequence ATGGGACAGAAAGTTAACCCACACGGCCTTAGAGTCGGTGTTATCAAAGACTGGGATTCCAAATGGTATGCAGAAAAAGACTTTGCTGACAACCTGGTGGAAGACTATAACATCAGAACATTCCTGAAAAAGAAACTGTACAGTGCAGGTGTTGCTAAAATCGAAATCGAAAGAGCTTCCGAGCGTGTAAAAGTTATCATTTATACAGCTAAACCGGGCGTTGTAATCGGTAAAGGTGGTTCTGAAATCGAGAAAGTGAAAAAAGAACTGCAGAAATATACAACAAAGAAACTGATCGTTGACATCAAAGAAGTTAAGAGACCAGACAGAGATGCTCAGCTGGTAGCAGAAAACATCGCACTGCAGCTGGAAAACCGTATTTCCTTCCGTCGTGCTATGAAATCTACAATGCAGAGAACAATGAAAGCCGGAGCAAAAGGAATCAAAACATCCGTATCCGGACGTCTTGGTGGAGCAGATATGGCTCGTACAGAGTTCTACAGCGAAGGTACTATTCCGCTTCAGACACTGAGAGCAGATATTGACTATGGCTTCGCAGAAGCTGATACAACCTACGGAAAAGTTGGTGTAAAAGCTTGGGTTTATAATGGCGAAGTTCTTCCAACCAAAGGAACTAAGGAAGGGAGCGATAAATAA
- the rplV gene encoding 50S ribosomal protein L22: MAKGHRSQIKRARNANKDTRPSAKLSYARMSVQKACYVLDVIRGKDVQTALGILTYNPRYASSVIKKLLESAIANAENNNGMSLENLYVAECYANKAPTMKRIRPRAQGRAYRIEKRTSHISIVLDER, from the coding sequence ATGGCAAAAGGACATAGAAGCCAGATTAAAAGAGCAAGAAATGCTAATAAAGATACCAGACCATCTGCTAAGTTATCCTACGCAAGAATGTCCGTACAGAAAGCTTGTTATGTACTGGATGTAATTCGTGGAAAAGATGTGCAGACAGCACTGGGAATTCTGACATACAACCCACGTTACGCTTCAAGCGTAATCAAAAAATTACTGGAGTCTGCAATCGCAAATGCTGAGAACAACAACGGCATGAGCCTTGAAAATCTGTACGTTGCAGAGTGCTACGCAAACAAAGCACCTACAATGAAGAGAATCAGACCGAGAGCACAGGGTAGAGCATACAGAATTGAGAAAAGAACAAGTCATATCTCTATCGTGTTAGATGAAAGATAA
- the rpsS gene encoding 30S ribosomal protein S19: MARSLKKGPFADQSLLKKVDAMNAAGDKSVIKTWSRRSTIFPSFVGHTIAVHDGRKHVPVYVTEDMVGHKLGEFVATRTYRGHGKDEKKSGVRK; this comes from the coding sequence ATGGCTCGTTCATTGAAAAAAGGACCTTTTGCAGATCAGAGCTTACTTAAAAAAGTTGATGCTATGAATGCAGCAGGAGATAAATCAGTTATTAAAACCTGGTCACGTCGTTCCACAATCTTCCCATCTTTCGTAGGACACACAATCGCTGTCCATGATGGAAGAAAACATGTGCCAGTATATGTTACAGAAGATATGGTTGGACATAAACTGGGTGAGTTCGTTGCTACAAGAACTTACAGAGGACATGGAAAAGACGAGAAAAAATCAGGTGTTCGTAAATAA
- the rplB gene encoding 50S ribosomal protein L2 encodes MGIKKFSPYTPSRRNMTSLDFAEITKSTPEKSLVVSLKKNSGRNNQGKITVRHRGGGSRRKYRIIDFKRRKDDIPATVVAIEYDPNRTANIALICYADGEKAYILAPEGLKVGAKVMNGTNAEVRPGNCMPLSEIPVGTMVHNVELHPGKGGQLVRSAGNGAQLMAKEGKYATLRLPSGEMRMVPINCRASIGVVGNGEHNLVNIGKAGRKRHMGIRPTVRGSVMNPNDHPHGGGEGKTGIGRPGPCTPWGKPALGLKTRKKNKQSNKYIVRRRDGKTLAK; translated from the coding sequence ATGGGAATTAAAAAGTTTAGCCCATATACACCGTCCAGAAGAAATATGACAAGCCTGGATTTTGCTGAAATCACAAAATCCACACCGGAGAAATCTCTGGTAGTATCTCTGAAAAAGAATTCCGGACGTAACAATCAGGGTAAAATTACAGTTAGACATCGCGGAGGCGGAAGCAGAAGAAAATACAGAATCATCGACTTCAAGAGAAGAAAAGATGATATCCCTGCAACTGTAGTTGCTATCGAATACGATCCGAACAGAACAGCAAATATCGCACTGATCTGCTACGCAGACGGTGAAAAAGCATACATCCTGGCACCAGAAGGACTGAAAGTCGGCGCTAAAGTTATGAACGGAACTAACGCAGAAGTTAGACCTGGTAACTGCATGCCGCTGTCAGAGATCCCGGTTGGTACTATGGTACACAATGTAGAACTTCATCCTGGAAAGGGCGGACAGCTGGTTCGTTCTGCTGGTAATGGAGCTCAGCTGATGGCAAAAGAAGGAAAATACGCAACCTTAAGACTGCCTTCAGGCGAAATGAGAATGGTTCCGATCAACTGCCGTGCATCTATCGGTGTTGTAGGAAACGGAGAGCACAACCTGGTAAACATCGGTAAAGCCGGAAGAAAACGTCACATGGGTATCCGCCCGACTGTACGTGGTTCCGTTATGAACCCGAATGACCATCCGCATGGTGGTGGTGAAGGAAAGACCGGTATCGGCCGTCCTGGTCCATGTACTCCATGGGGTAAACCTGCTCTGGGCCTGAAGACCAGAAAGAAAAACAAACAGTCCAATAAGTATATCGTAAGAAGAAGAGACGGTAAAACATTAGCGAAATAA
- the rplW gene encoding 50S ribosomal protein L23: MANIQYYDVILKPVVTEKSMNAMSEKKYTFLVHPEANKSMIKEAVEKMFEGTEVKTVNTMNLDGKKKRRGYTVGKTAKTKKAIVTLTENSKDIEIFEGL, from the coding sequence ATGGCTAACATTCAATATTATGATGTAATCCTTAAACCGGTTGTAACTGAAAAAAGTATGAACGCTATGAGCGAGAAAAAATACACTTTCCTGGTTCATCCGGAAGCAAACAAATCTATGATCAAAGAAGCTGTTGAAAAAATGTTCGAAGGAACAGAAGTTAAAACTGTAAACACCATGAACCTTGATGGTAAGAAAAAACGTCGTGGTTACACAGTTGGAAAAACAGCTAAAACTAAAAAAGCAATCGTTACTCTGACAGAGAACAGCAAAGACATCGAGATCTTCGAAGGTCTGTAA
- the rplD gene encoding 50S ribosomal protein L4 has protein sequence MSNVSVYNMEGNEVGTLELNDAVFGVEVNEHLVHMAVVRQLANKRQGTQKAKTRSEVSGGGRKPWRQKGTGHARQGSTRAPQWTGGGVVFAPVPRDYSFKMNKKERRIALKSALTTRVQENKLVVLDELKLDAIKTKDMQNVLNNLKVEKAMVVTDNENVIVSARNIPNVITASVGTMNVFDILKYNTVVLDKAAVAKVEEVYA, from the coding sequence ATGTCAAACGTATCTGTTTATAATATGGAAGGCAATGAAGTTGGCACACTGGAACTGAACGACGCTGTGTTCGGTGTAGAAGTAAATGAACATCTTGTTCATATGGCAGTTGTGCGCCAGCTGGCAAATAAACGTCAGGGAACTCAGAAAGCAAAAACCCGCTCTGAAGTAAGCGGAGGCGGAAGAAAACCTTGGAGACAGAAAGGAACTGGTCATGCAAGACAGGGTTCAACAAGAGCTCCACAGTGGACAGGCGGCGGAGTTGTATTCGCACCGGTACCAAGAGATTACTCTTTCAAGATGAACAAGAAAGAAAGAAGAATCGCTCTGAAATCTGCTCTGACAACAAGAGTACAGGAAAACAAACTGGTAGTCCTGGACGAACTGAAATTAGACGCTATTAAAACAAAGGATATGCAGAATGTACTGAACAACCTGAAAGTTGAAAAAGCTATGGTTGTTACCGATAACGAAAACGTAATCGTATCTGCAAGAAACATTCCGAACGTGATCACAGCATCTGTTGGAACAATGAATGTATTCGATATCCTGAAATACAACACAGTTGTTCTGGATAAAGCAGCTGTTGCAAAAGTTGAGGAGGTATATGCATAA
- the rplC gene encoding 50S ribosomal protein L3 produces the protein MKKAILATKVGMTQIFNEDGVLTPVTVLQAGPCVVTQVKTVENDGYSAVQVGFVDKREKLVNKPMKGQFDKAGVSYKRFVREFRLEDAESYEVAQEIKADIFAAGEKVDATAISKGKGFQGAIKRHGQSRGPMAHGSKYHRHAGSNGACSDPSRVFKGKKMAGHMGNKKVTVQNLEIVRVDAENNLLLVKGAVPGPKKSLVTIKATVKSAK, from the coding sequence ATGAAGAAAGCAATCTTAGCTACAAAAGTTGGAATGACTCAGATTTTCAACGAAGATGGAGTTTTAACTCCAGTGACTGTATTGCAGGCAGGACCTTGCGTAGTAACTCAGGTTAAAACTGTTGAGAATGATGGTTACAGTGCAGTACAGGTTGGTTTTGTTGACAAGAGAGAAAAACTGGTGAACAAACCAATGAAAGGACAGTTTGACAAAGCAGGCGTTTCTTACAAGAGATTCGTTCGCGAATTCCGTTTAGAAGATGCTGAAAGCTATGAAGTGGCTCAGGAAATCAAAGCTGACATCTTTGCAGCAGGAGAAAAAGTAGATGCTACTGCAATCTCCAAAGGTAAAGGATTCCAGGGCGCAATCAAGAGACACGGTCAGTCCAGAGGACCTATGGCTCATGGTTCCAAATACCATCGTCATGCTGGTTCCAACGGTGCTTGTTCCGATCCGAGCCGTGTATTCAAAGGTAAAAAGATGGCTGGACACATGGGTAACAAAAAAGTTACAGTACAGAATCTGGAAATCGTAAGAGTAGATGCTGAAAACAATCTGCTTCTGGTAAAAGGTGCTGTACCAGGTCCTAAAAAATCTTTAGTAACAATCAAAGCAACCGTTAAAAGTGCTAAATAA
- the rpsJ gene encoding 30S ribosomal protein S10, with protein sequence MASQVMRIILKAYDHQLVDASASKIIETVKKNGSVVSGPVPLPTKKEVVTILRAVHKYKDSREQFEQRTHKRLIDIIGPTQKTVDALARLEMPAGVSIDIKMKNK encoded by the coding sequence ATGGCAAGTCAAGTAATGAGAATTATTCTGAAAGCTTACGATCATCAGCTGGTTGATGCATCTGCAAGCAAAATCATCGAAACTGTAAAAAAGAACGGATCAGTAGTGAGTGGACCGGTACCACTTCCGACTAAGAAAGAGGTAGTAACAATCTTACGTGCGGTACACAAATACAAAGATTCCAGAGAACAGTTTGAGCAGAGAACTCATAAAAGACTGATCGATATCATCGGACCGACACAGAAAACTGTGGATGCTCTGGCAAGACTGGAGATGCCGGCTGGTGTTAGCATCGATATCAAGATGAAAAACAAATAA
- a CDS encoding GNAT family N-acetyltransferase → MKPTIKTIEDLSLNAWPSHQIQLYDGWLLRFSYFYTHRTNCVEQIGPSSIPIEEKIDFCEDAYHRWGTPSIFKITPLLSDDFEKRLIDRRYVVQHVTEVMTLDLTPWQITTPPVDVRIERTINDRWIQSLFALKSTTSAIHRQIVPSMYHAIPKDTLAASITNEDGQIVAIGLGILDRSYMGIYAIHVHPHYRGRKYARSVCTALLNRGKELGMTGAYLQVVEGNTPAKRLYLSLGFEDFYSYWFRVKELF, encoded by the coding sequence ATGAAACCCACCATCAAGACGATCGAAGATCTTTCTTTGAACGCGTGGCCCTCTCATCAGATTCAGCTCTATGACGGATGGCTTCTGCGTTTTTCTTATTTTTACACACACAGAACCAACTGTGTGGAACAGATCGGACCATCCTCGATACCGATCGAGGAAAAAATTGATTTTTGTGAAGACGCTTACCACCGCTGGGGAACGCCTTCTATTTTTAAGATCACGCCGTTGCTTTCCGATGATTTTGAAAAACGGCTGATTGACCGCCGGTATGTGGTGCAGCATGTCACGGAAGTTATGACACTGGATCTTACGCCCTGGCAGATCACCACACCGCCGGTGGATGTCCGGATCGAGCGGACGATCAATGACCGGTGGATCCAGTCGCTGTTTGCCTTAAAGAGTACGACCAGTGCCATCCACCGCCAGATCGTGCCATCCATGTATCATGCGATCCCGAAAGACACCCTTGCCGCTTCCATCACCAACGAAGACGGGCAGATTGTCGCCATCGGACTCGGGATTCTGGATCGTTCCTATATGGGGATCTATGCGATCCATGTGCATCCGCATTACCGTGGTCGAAAATATGCCCGTTCCGTCTGTACGGCGCTGTTAAACCGTGGAAAAGAGCTGGGAATGACGGGTGCCTACCTGCAGGTCGTGGAAGGAAACACACCTGCCAAGCGGCTTTATCTTTCCCTGGGATTTGAAGATTTTTACAGTTACTGGTTCCGGGTAAAAGAATTATTCTAA
- a CDS encoding HPr family phosphocarrier protein — MIKKPITIQISNGLEARPVAMLVQVASQYESRIQVESGDKHVNAKSIMGMMTLGLNVGESVTICAEGTDEEAAIEGIEKYLTSK; from the coding sequence ATGATTAAGAAACCAATTACAATTCAGATTTCCAATGGATTGGAAGCAAGACCGGTAGCAATGCTTGTGCAGGTTGCCAGCCAGTATGAAAGCAGAATTCAGGTGGAAAGCGGAGATAAACATGTCAATGCCAAAAGTATCATGGGTATGATGACTCTGGGGCTGAATGTAGGCGAGAGCGTTACCATCTGTGCAGAAGGTACAGACGAAGAAGCTGCGATCGAAGGAATTGAAAAATATCTGACAAGTAAGTAA